CAGCTCGATCATAATACCCGACGAGCCGAATACGACGACGGAAAGCGACACAATGGACGCTGCTTCACAGCACCAGATCAAGACTCCTGAGGAGGCCGGTGAGTTTTTCTTTATGCTAGACGTTGGAGGCGGTACGGGGATGATGCATGAGTTCGAGATAACCTGCGACTCTGCAAAGCAATTGAGCTTTGTCCGCGCAGATGGAACATCTGCAAGTCAGAGTGAACAGGAagttctcaatctcaatcaATCCTGCCTGCCCCGCAACAAGACAAATTGATTGCTAATGCGCTTCTCATAGTGGCTCGAATTGCCTACCTCTCCAGCGATGTCGTTGTTTCTGTCCAGCCCGCCATTGGCACCGACTCCGAATTCTCTTCTCACCTGAACCGATACGCCAGCCGCAAGGACAGCAGCTTGGTCGCTCAGAGTGCTGATACAGTTCCTGAGGTTAGTCTGCTCAAGGGCCATTTACCCCTCCTAAATGGTCTCCGAAAAATCCCCGATCTCTTTTGGAGGACTCTATAAGCCACTGCTACTCATAAACCTATGAAAAGGAATGTGAATTGAATGGTTTATGCATAGAGTTCGCTAATCGAGCCATTGCGATATTGGACCACGTAATTGAATATAGCTGACCGTCAAACCAGATCATCCCCGTACGACACAACACGGATCCTCTTCTCTCAGTATACACACCCATCCGAGCTGGCAAGCTCGTCTCAGTCACCACCACATCCAACATCCTGCTCCCATCCGTCTCACACCTATACAAATTGGCCAACTACCCTGTTGTCCTTCACGTCTCTCTTCAGCCCCGGACGTTCCCCGACTACTCGGTTATTACCGCCGTTCGTAACTCGGGATTCACATTCGTTCAGTCTGAGACCCTTCAGGAGGCCCAGGATTTGGCTCTGACTGCTCACGCCCTTGCTGTCCGAACTGGTAAGGGTGTCGTTCACTTCTTTGCTCCTTCCACATCGTCAAAGGACAAGCCTATTGCTATCGAGGATGCCGCCGTTGTTCGCGACgttctcgatatcgagaGCGTTCGCCGATTCCAGGCTGGCTCTGCTCCCTCTTCACAGACCGGAATCTACGCGGACGATGGCCACATTGCCGTTTCTTCAGATCACGATGCGCCAGCAGTGAATCATGGTACCGCCGCGAGTGGAAACCTCACTGTACCCCCTAGCGCGAACGCCTCCAAGGCTCCCTCAGCTGGAACATCGGTCAAGTCCAGCCAAGATAGCGAGGCCAGCACTCCTGTTGCTCCTTCATCAGTCGCCACCACCGTCGAGACTGCCCCCCCTCAGGTTACATCCGAGGATATTTACAAGTCAGCTGGACGTATCTGGGCTCAGCTCAAGGCATCAGTTGGCCGGGAGTACAGTGCCTTCGAGTATTCTGGCCCTCCTGATGCTGAGAActgcctcttcatcttcggcTCCGATGCCGGTGCCTTCGCTCAAGCCATCGACGAGGCCCGCCCTGAGGAGATCTTCGCCAACACCGCCATTCTTACTCCCCGCCTCTACCGACCTTGGATCGGCTCTAGACTTGTCGAGGCCATTCCTCGATCGGTCAAGCGAATCGCCGTGTTGGAGCAAATCCACCGCAAGACTACCAAATGGGGTCCTCTCCTCATTGACGTCTTGACTTCCGTGAAAAGCGGCCCTGGTGGCGTTGAGGCTATTGTTGGCCACCAGCTTGGCTACATTGCCCCCGATGTTGTCATTCAGGCCCTGCGTGGTGTTCTGCAGAACCTCACTGCCGAGAAGCCTATCCAAAACCTCGAGGTCGGCAAGAAGGAGGCTTGGAAGGAGCCTACTGGTTATGACCTCCAGACTCCTCAGCTCGAGACCGCCTATACCAAGATTCTTGATCAGCTCTTTGGCAAGCGAGCTTACGTTGCCAATGCTATCAAGTCTTCTACCACTGGCCTTTCTCCTAACGTTGCTGCTAGCCCTGAGTTTGGCTTCGGTTCCCTCCTGGCTCGCAAGCAACGTCGTGGCCAGTTCGTTTCTCAGGTTAAGGATGCTGCTACCAATGGTAGCTTCACTACCGATGCTCCTAAGAGCTGGTTGGCGCGATGGGCTATGAACGCTGATGATGCTACCAAGTCCACTGAGATTGCCGATGATGTCATTGCTAGACTTGAGACCGATGGCTCTTCGCTGGCTGCTGAGCTCCTCTCTGCTAAGGGTCTTTTCCGAAAGGAGTCCCTCTGGCTGACTGGCTCTGATGCCTGGTCATACGATCTTGGCAACTCTGGTGTTCACCACGTCCTTGCCTCTGGCGAGAATGTTAACATGCTCATCATCGACTCTACTCCTTATTCTGAGagggctgctgctgatgccaACCGCCGTAAGAAGGACATTGGTCTATATGCCATGAACTTTGGTAACGTCTACGTTGCTTCTACTGCTGTCTACAGCTCATACACCCAGGTTCTCCAGGCCCTCCTTGAGGCTGACAAGTTCGAGGGTCCTTCCGTCGTTCTTGCTTACCTCCCATACTTCGGCGAGACCGACTCTCCTCTCACTGTTCTCcaggagaccaagaaggccgTTGACACTGGTTACTGGCCACTGTATCGATGGAACCCCGAtaacgagaagaagggcgaACCCAACTTCTCTCTCGACTCTGAGCTGATCAAgcaagagctcaagaagttcCTTGCCCGTGACAACCAGCTCACTCAGCTGGCTGCCAAGGAGCCTAAGTTTGCCGCTGCCCTTGTCAAGGACTTCGGAAGTGAGGTGCGAGCCCAACAAAAGAGGAAGGCTAAGGATGCGTACAACCAGCTCCTCGAAGGCCTTTTGGGCGCTCCTCTCACCATTCTATATGCTTCTGACAACGGCAATGCTACTACTCTGGCCAAGCGTTTGGCTAGCCGAGGTCGTGCTCGCGGCTTGAAGACTACTGTTCTGGCTATGGAGGACTACCCAGTTGAGGATCTTCCTACTGAGGAGAATATTGTTTTCATCACTT
This DNA window, taken from Fusarium oxysporum f. sp. lycopersici 4287 chromosome 7, whole genome shotgun sequence, encodes the following:
- a CDS encoding sulfite reductase (ferredoxin); the protein is MDAASQHQIKTPEEAVARIAYLSSDVVVSVQPAIGTDSEFSSHLNRYASRKDSSLVAQSADTVPEIIPVRHNTDPLLSVYTPIRAGKLVSVTTTSNILLPSVSHLYKLANYPVVLHVSLQPRTFPDYSVITAVRNSGFTFVQSETLQEAQDLALTAHALAVRTGKGVVHFFAPSTSSKDKPIAIEDAAVVRDVLDIESVRRFQAGSAPSSQTGIYADDGHIAVSSDHDAPAVNHGTAASGNLTVPPSANASKAPSAGTSVKSSQDSEASTPVAPSSVATTVETAPPQVTSEDIYKSAGRIWAQLKASVGREYSAFEYSGPPDAENCLFIFGSDAGAFAQAIDEARPEEIFANTAILTPRLYRPWIGSRLVEAIPRSVKRIAVLEQIHRKTTKWGPLLIDVLTSVKSGPGGVEAIVGHQLGYIAPDVVIQALRGVLQNLTAEKPIQNLEVGKKEAWKEPTGYDLQTPQLETAYTKILDQLFGKRAYVANAIKSSTTGLSPNVAASPEFGFGSLLARKQRRGQFVSQVKDAATNGSFTTDAPKSWLARWAMNADDATKSTEIADDVIARLETDGSSLAAELLSAKGLFRKESLWLTGSDAWSYDLGNSGVHHVLASGENVNMLIIDSTPYSERAAADANRRKKDIGLYAMNFGNVYVASTAVYSSYTQVLQALLEADKFEGPSVVLAYLPYFGETDSPLTVLQETKKAVDTGYWPLYRWNPDNEKKGEPNFSLDSELIKQELKKFLARDNQLTQLAAKEPKFAAALVKDFGSEVRAQQKRKAKDAYNQLLEGLLGAPLTILYASDNGNATTLAKRLASRGRARGLKTTVLAMEDYPVEDLPTEENIVFITSTAGQGEFPQNGLPFWDAIKDNTGLDLAAVNYSIFGLGDSHYWPRKEDKIYYNKPAKDLDRVLTNLGGKHLIDIGLGDDQDPDSFQTGYQEWEPKLWTALGVDKVDGLPDEPPPITNEDIKLASNYLRGTIVEGLNDPTTLAISASDQQLTKFHGTYMQDDRDIRDERKAQGLEPAYSFMIRCRLPGGISTPKQWVQMDDIANELGNETMKLTTRQTFQFHGVVKSKLKPAMQAINRALMTTIAACGDVNRNVMCSSLPTQSKYHRQVFACSQLISDHLLPSTTAYHEIWLTDDDNKKTQVAGDAVQDFEPLYGPTYLPRKFKITIAIPPHNDTDVYAHDIGLIAIKGEDGNLAGFNVLAGGGMGATHNNKKTYPQTGRMFGFCKTEDVHIVCEKIMLVQRDNGDRKNRKHARLKYTIDDMTVPVFRSKVEELWGKKFENERPFEFKSNVDTFGWQKDEHGLNHFTFFIENGRIEDTPEFQMKTGLREIAKSLKGQSEFRLTGNQHLILSNVADEDLDDVKQLMKKYKLDNIQFSALRLSSSACVAFPTCGLAMAESERYLPVLISKLESCLEENGLRQDSIVMRMTGCPNGCARPWLAEVAFVGKAYGAYNMYLGGGYHGQRLNKLYRQSIKEDEILAIMKPLLKRYALERNEGERFGDFCVRSGIIVATTDGQNFHDNVAEEEEDEE
- a CDS encoding sulfite reductase (ferredoxin) — protein: MDAASQHQIKTPEEAVARIAYLSSDVVVSVQPAIGTDSEFSSHLNRYASRKDSSLVAQSADTVPEIIPVRHNTDPLLSVYTPIRAGKLVSVTTTSNILLPSVSHLYKLANYPVVLHVSLQPRTFPDYSVITAVRNSGFTFVQSETLQEAQDLALTAHALAVRTGKGVVHFFAPSTSSKDKPIAIEDAAVVRDVLDIESVRRFQAGSAPSSQTGIYADDGHIAVSSDHDAPAVNHGTAASGNLTVPPSANASKAPSAGTSVKSSQDSEASTPVAPSSVATTVETAPPQVTSEDIYKSAGRIWAQLKASVGREYSAFEYSGPPDAENCLFIFGSDAGAFAQAIDEARPEEIFANTAILTPRLYRPWIGSRLVEAIPRSVKRIAVLEQIHRKTTKWGPLLIDVLTSVKSGPGGVEAIVGHQLGYIAPDVVIQALRGVLQNLTAEKPIQNLEVGKKEAWKEPTGYDLQTPQLETAYTKILDQLFGKRAYVANAIKSSTTGLSPNVAASPEFGFGSLLARKQRRGQFVSQVKDAATNGSFTTDAPKSWLARWAMNADDATKSTEIADDVIARLETDGSSLAAELLSAKGLFRKESLWLTGSDAWSYDLGNSGVHHVLASGENVNMLIIDSTPYSERAAADANRRKKDIGLYAMNFGNVYVASTAVYSSYTQVLQALLEADKFEGPSVVLAYLPYFGETDSPLTVLQETKKAVDTGYWPLYRWNPDNEKKGEPNFSLDSELIKQELKKFLARDNQLTQLAAKEPKFAAALVKDFGSEVRAQQKRKAKDAYNQLLEGLLGAPLTILYASDNGNATTLAKRLASRGRARGLKTTVLAMEDYPVEDLPTEENIVFITSTAGQGEFPQNGLPFWDAIKDNTGLDLAAVNYSIFGLGDSHYWPRKEDKIYYNKPAKDLDRVLTNLGGKHLIDIGLGDDQDPDSFQTGYQEWEPKLWTALGVDKVDGLPDEPPPITNEDIKLASNYLRGTIVEGLNDPTTLAISASDQQLTKFHGTYMQDDRDIRDERKAQGLEPAYSFMIRCRLPGGISTPKQWVQMDDIANELGNETMKLTTRQTFQFHGVVKSKLKPAMQAINRALMTTIAACGDVNRNVMCSSLPTQSKYHRQVFACSQLISDHLLPSTTAYHEIWLTDDDNKKTQVAGDAVQDFEPLYGPTYLPRKFKITIAIPPHNDTDVYAHDIGLIAIKGEDGNLAGFNVLAGGGMGATHNNKKTYPQTGRMFGFCKTEDVHIVCEKIMLVQRDNGDRKNRKHARLKYTIDDMTVPVFRSKVEELWGKKFENERPFEFKSNVDTFGWQKDEHGLNHFTFFIENGRIEDTPEFQMKTGLREIAKSLKGQSEFRLTGNQHLILSNVADEDLDDVKQLMKKYKLDNIQFSALRLSSSACVAFPTCGLAMAESERYLPVLISKLESCLEENGLRQDSIVMRMTGCPNGCARPWLAEVAFVGKAYGAYNMYLGGGYHGQRLNKLYRQSIKEDEILAIMKPLLKRYALERNEGERFGDFCVRSGIIVATTDGQNFHDNVSLFEPIASNKN